The nucleotide sequence TCATGACATTACTTTGGCATATAGATTTAAGAAAAAAGAAAGCTTCTATTATAGTGATGATGATGAGGAATCTGCTTTTGTAATTCCTAAAAAGAGGAGAAAAGTTTTAGCAAAATCTACTACGACAAATGCAGATAGGGAAAAACGAGCACAAGCTAAAATTAAAGCGGACGAAGATGCAAGACTTGCTGCTGAAGCCAAAGCAAAGGCTAAGGCTGACGAAGACGCTCGTGTTGCTGCAGAAAAACTTAAGGAGATAGAGTTGATAGCTAACGAAGAAGCTAGAAAAAAAGCTGAAGCAGCAGCTAAAACTAAGGCAGATGAGGAAGCTCGTATTGCAGCTGAAAAACTTAAGGAAATTGAATTAATTGCTAAAGCTAATGAAAAAGCAAGATTAGCAGCTGAATCTAAGGCAAAATCTGAGGAAGAGGCTCGTATTGCTGAAGAAAAGCTTAAAGAGATAGAATTAAAAGCTAAGGCAGAAAAAGAACGTTTAGCAGCTGAAAAAGCAGCAAAAGCGAAGGCAGATGAGGAGGCTCGTATCGCAGCTGAAAAACTTAAGGAAATTGAATTAATTGCTAAAGCTGAAGAAGCAAAATTGGCAGCAGAAACAAAGGCTAAAGCAGATGAAGAAATTCGTATCGCAGAGGAAAAATTAAAAGAAATTGAATTAAAAGCTAAAGCAGAAAGAGAGCGTTTAGCAGCTGAAAAAGCAGTACAGTTTGATATTACTCATAAAGATGAGTTAGCAAAAACTATGTTTAATATAACAGAGCTAGCTAAAGTAGCTAAGCAAAAACAAGAAGACTTGCTAACCAGATTAAATGAAGCAGTTGAGAACAAAAATGAAGATCTTAAGGATTTAAAAGAAGAAAACGATTTAAGTGAACAAGGAATCTATAAAGAGCCTAAGCCCTTTAAAAGTGTTACTGCACAAAATAGAGCCTTGGAAGCATTAAAAGTAGAAGTTGATAATGCAATAAGTGAACGCTCTAAAAATATTGAAGAACTAGAGAAACAATATAACAATAGGCTTAAAAATGTTTCAGATAAAAATGATGCAACTAATGAGTATTACCGTAATGCTATTAAAGAATTAAAAGATGAACAAGAATTATCTATTCGATCAAAAGCATCTTTAGTATCACGATTAGAAAAAATTGATCTTGATTTAGAATTTGAGCGCAACCGAAGAATAAAACGAGCACTTTATGATAATGAAGAAGATAGGTATGAAAAAGACAGAGTTACGCTTAATCAAATAAAACAAAGTACAGAAATAGGTGCTAATAGATTATTAAACGAAAGAGATTTTGATTTTGGTGAGGAACGTATTTTAGATAACATACAAATTGTTAAAGATGTAAAACATGTGGATGAAGGTTATTATGTTGTACTCGCAGTGCACAATGATGTTGATAAAAGGGATGAATTCTTGACAAAAGTAATATCAGCTGGTCAACCAAAAATAGACTTCTTCTACGATATTAATTCAAGTAAATACTTTATTTATTATGAAAAATTTCAAAGTATAGACGAAGCAAGAAAAGCCATACAATTAGATAATGGTAAGCCATATAACAGTAAAATGTCGATAGTGAAAATTGAGAAATAAAATATAATGAAGACGCACCATTTTTTTCAACGATTCCCCAACACTGAAAAAAATGCAAAAATATACAGCCGTGAAAAAACCTACTTATTTAAAAACCAGCCTAGTTATTTTAGCACTATTTTTTGGGATACAGTCTTTTGCACAAAACTATGTTCCATTTACTCCTAGATTTGATCAAGATGTAAAAGGTGATATTGTCTTAATTGGTAACAATATTTTAGGACCAGACAACAATGCATTTAATGATAATTCGGTATATAATCATAACGTTAATATGCAATATATTGACATTGATGGGGATGCATCAACATATAACTCTTCTAGCGCAGATTTAGAAATACCAAACCCAAATTGTTATAGAATTATACACGCTGGATTATATTGGGGAGCGGTTACCAATGGTGCTGAATCAATTACCGATGTAAAATTTAAGGGTCCAGTTGGTCCATATTATGATGTAGTTGGAACTGTTATTTTTAATGCTAATGGCACCTCTGTAGATGGTGGTGATAGCTTTCCTTATGCCGCTTATGCCGATGTAACATCTATTGTTACAGGTATTGGCAATGGTGCTAATCTTGGCACCTATACAATTGCTAATGTGTCTAGTGCTCAAGGACAAACAGATACTTACAGTCCATATAATGGAACTGGACATTCAGCTGGTTGGTCATTATTTATTGTTTATGAAGACCCAACAATGCCTGGTAAATCCATTACCAGTTTTGATGGTTTTAGTGCTATTAGTGTTCCAGGAGGAAATCCTTCGTTAGATATACCAGTTTCAGGGTTTAGAACAATTCCTGCTCCAGCTCCTGTAAGAGCTAATTTTGCATTTGCTACTCTAGAAGGAGATAGCCCAATTCTGGGTGATCAGTTATTGCTTAATGGTGTAAATCTTTCAACAGTAGATAGACCTGCAGCTAACTTTTTTAACAGTTCGGTAACGCGATTAGATGCAACACCTGTTACAAATAGAAATCCTAATAGCACTAATACCTTAGGATTTGACACTGGTGTTATGGTTGTTCCTAACCCTGGAAATACTGTTATCGCGAATAATGCTACAAATGCAACCGTACGTTTAGAAACAAGTGGCGATACCTTTTTTCCATATTTCTTCGCTTTAGCAGTTGATATTATTGAGCCAAATTTAGTCCTTACTAAAATTGTTGAAGATGCTTTAGGTAATGATATTGGTGGCCAGCTAGTAAATCTTGGTGATGAACTTAACTATGTTATTGGTTTTCAAAATACAGGAAATGATGATGCTACAAATATTACTATTAGAGATGTGCTACCAACTAATATCATTTTCAATTATCCTGCAGATATAGTATCATTACCAGCTGGAGTTACTGTGGATAGTTATAATCCAACAACAAAAGAAATTGTTTTTAGAATTGATGAATCTTTAGTTGAAGAAAACGACCCCGTTTCAGAAATTAGATTTAAAGTAACAGTTGTAGAATCTTGTAGTTTGCTTAGTGATGCTTGTTCTAATATTATAAGCAATCAAGCATTCACTACGTATTATGGTACATTAAACCCTACTTTTCAAATTACCGATGACCCTAGTTTAAGTAGTAATACAGGTTGTTTATTAACACCTGCTGCAACTAATTTTCTAGCTGATTTAAACTGTACTTTTTCAGAAGAAGTCATTCTATGTGGTGACAGTGTTGTTTTAACAGCTGCAAATGGTTATGATTCATATTCTTGGTCAACTAGCCCAACTGGTACTCCAGTAATTGGAACCACACAGTCTATTACAGTTACAAGTACAGGAACATATTATTCATTTAATACAGCAGCAGCACCTTGCCAATCTATAGAGCAGGAATATAATGTCATTACGTTTGGAGCAAATGTGC is from Pontimicrobium sp. SW4 and encodes:
- a CDS encoding PorP/SprF family type IX secretion system membrane protein is translated as MKINLLIILIFFCAMQLSYSQEDGVASLAIPVRNSLRFNRFVVNPTFSFVREQNKYLSFTNKREWVQFNDAPLTYLASYSGRFRENIGVGVGLFQKNHGVLTSFGGILNFAYNARLQQESNLTFGLNLGVYKSGINEANVVTNVPDPSLDNIPSNFLLSISPGINYGTQFFDLGISVNNLVQYNLKASELIEEDPQQNIQAHIMYTGYMDARGFFDETKFSTLIRSEFRKDNTIISGIAMLTVPKGIWGQVGYNTVYGFSGGIGLNITEQIAIEYNFEKTIGDLETFGSSHDITLAYRFKKKESFYYSDDDEESAFVIPKKRRKVLAKSTTTNADREKRAQAKIKADEDARLAAEAKAKAKADEDARVAAEKLKEIELIANEEARKKAEAAAKTKADEEARIAAEKLKEIELIAKANEKARLAAESKAKSEEEARIAEEKLKEIELKAKAEKERLAAEKAAKAKADEEARIAAEKLKEIELIAKAEEAKLAAETKAKADEEIRIAEEKLKEIELKAKAERERLAAEKAVQFDITHKDELAKTMFNITELAKVAKQKQEDLLTRLNEAVENKNEDLKDLKEENDLSEQGIYKEPKPFKSVTAQNRALEALKVEVDNAISERSKNIEELEKQYNNRLKNVSDKNDATNEYYRNAIKELKDEQELSIRSKASLVSRLEKIDLDLEFERNRRIKRALYDNEEDRYEKDRVTLNQIKQSTEIGANRLLNERDFDFGEERILDNIQIVKDVKHVDEGYYVVLAVHNDVDKRDEFLTKVISAGQPKIDFFYDINSSKYFIYYEKFQSIDEARKAIQLDNGKPYNSKMSIVKIEK